The sequence CCACGCGGCGACGCGCGCCGGCTTCGTCGGCTAGCAGCAGCTCGACCTTGCGGCCGGCACGCGAAACCATGCGGGCCTGCGGCGGATGCTCGCGGTCGCAGGCGAGGCCATCGATCGCCAACAGGCGCTCGCCCGGCTTGACGTTCACGCCGACCGCCGCGAGCGGCGAATCGTGACCCGGCCGCCAGGCGTCGCCACGCACCAGGCGTTCGACGCGGTAGGCATTCGCGTTCTCATCCCAAGCGAAGTCCGCGCCCAGGTGGCCTAGCGGCAGCGGCGCACTGCGCTTGCGGTCGCCGCCGTATTCGTAGCAGTGGGAGGTGGCGAGTTCGCCCTGCATCTCCCAGATGAGGTCCGAGAGTTCCTCGCGGGTGGCGATGCGCTCGACCAGCGGCGCGTAGCGCGCCCAGATGTGGCCCCAGTCGACGCCGCTCATGTCGGCGGTCCAGAACTGGTCGCGCTGCAGGCGCCAGACCTCGCGCAGCATCTGTCGCCATTCCGAGCGCGGATCGATCTCGACCTGCACCCGGTCCAGATCCACCCAGCCGGTCTCGCGCGAGTAGTCGCCCGCGTCGGCATCGTCCTTGGGCTTTTCGCCGAGCTTGAAGGCACGCAGGCCATCGCCGGTTTCCACCGCCATGGCCTTGCCCTTGGGCGCGATCGCGAAGGCACCCACGTCGTCCATCACGGTCTCGCTCTGGCGCGTCTCGAAATCCCAGCTCTGCAGCAGCGCATCGGGTTCGCCGCCTTCGTCCTCGTCGTCCTCGGGCTCGGCGGCGATCGGATGCAGGGTCCAGTAGACACGGCCCTCGGCGGCTTCGATGCGGCCGTAGCGGGCAGCCGGCACCGGGAAGGGGCGGACGCGTCCGGCGAGGCCTTCGAGCGTTACGACGACGGGCTTGGGCGGCTTGTCCTTTGCCTCGTCCTTGCTGCCGCCCTTGTCCTCTTCTTCCTTGCCCGACTCGGCTTCGGACTTGTCCTCGTCGCCGTCCTTTTCATCCTCCTCGTCCTCATCTTCGTCATCCTCGGCGAAGCCCTTGGGCAGCGGCTCGAAGGGATCGACGCCGTCTTCCTGCAGCGCGACGAGATAGGGCCGGGTGGCGCGCAGGAAGCCGAGGTCGAAGACGACTTCGTCATACACCGGCTCGAAAGCGCGGCTGGAAAGGAAGCAGAGATACTTGCCCTGCGGATCCCAGGAGGGCGAAAAGTCGTCGAAGTCCTCGCCCGACGCGAAGCCGCTGCGCCCGCTCGCGATCTCCAACAGCTTGATCGCGCGCGCCGCACGGCTGATGCCAAAGTCATAGGCAAGCCAGGCACCGTCCGGCGAGAAGGCGGGCTCCTCGATACGACGGAAGTCGCAGCGATCGAGCAGGCGCGCGCCGCGGGTCTCGAAGTCGATCAGCCAGAGTTCATTGCGGTGGTTAGTGAGCGCGGCGATGCGACCCTGCGGCGCGGCGACGAGGCCGGTCACGCGGCCCACGTCGGCGTCGATGGCGATCACTTCGTCCTCGGTGTGCAGCTCCATCCGCTCTTCGCCGGACGCATCCGAGACCATGGCCACACTGCCGTCCGCCAGCCACAACGGCAGGCGGTAGCGCGCGCCGTGCTCGCGGCCGAGCTGGCGCATCGCGCCTTCCCACAGCGCGAAGCTGGCGGCCTTGCCGCGCAGCGACACCGCGAGCGAGTGCCCGTCGGGATGCAGCGAGAAGCTCTCCATCTCGCCGGCCGCGCTGACGAATTTGCGTGCGAGCTGCGGCCGCGCCGCCGGCACATCGATCTCGATGCGCGTGCTCTGGTTCGTCAGCGGATCAAGGCGGTACAAATCCCCACCGGCTTGGTAGACGACAGTCTGCCCGTCGGTGCTGGCCTGGCGGACGTAGTGCTCGCCGTGTTCGGTGTGGCGGCGTAGGTCCTCGCCCGCCGGCATGCAGGAATACAGATTGCCCACACCCTCGTGGTCGGAGATGAACCAGACGCGGGCGCCGATCCACATCGGGCAGGCGAAGTTGCCGCGACCTTCGGCCGGATCCAGACGCACGAACTCGCCCGCCCCCGCGGCATCGATCCACAGCTGGCCCACTGCACCACCGCGGTAACGCTTCCAGAGCGCCGGGTCGCGGGTGTCACGACCGAGCACGCAGGCACCGTTCGGCCCGTATGCGATCTCGGTAGCCGCCCCCCAGGGCAAGGCTTGCGGCAGCGGCGCGTCAAGGCTCACCCGCAGCAGCTGGCGCAGATGATGGAAAGGCTGGCTGGCGTTGCTGCTGACCAGCACCTCGCCGTCCGGCGTCCAGCCCGCCACCTGCGTGTAGGCACCGAGCCAGGTCAGACGGCGGGCGCTGCCGCCCTCGGCCGGCATCACATACAGCTCGGAATGCGTCTCGTCGGTCGCGACGAAGGCCAGCCAGCGGCCGCATGGGGAGAGACGCGGATGCCCCACCAGGCCGCGCCCGCCAGTCAAGCGCCGCGCCACCCCGCCGCCCAGCGGCGCCGCCCACAGGTCGTCGTCGGTGACGAAGACCAGGCGCTGCCCATGGACCGTAGGGAAGCGTAGATAGGCGGCGGGTGGCGTGGAAAAATCGGTGGAGGCGAGGGACATGCAGGCGGGCTCCGGCTAGCGTCGTCGGACGCGCGCCAGCAATTGGAATGGGAAGCCGGTCATTATGCCACCCCACCACCTCCAGTCTTTGCAGAATCAGAAGGCGAAGGCTATACTCACGCCCTCGCGTGGGGGGGTAGCTCAGCTGGGAGAGCGCCGCGTTCGCAATGCGGAGGTCGAGGGTTCGATCCCCTTCCTCTCCACCACGGAACAAAAAAGGGCCTGACGAAAGTCAGGCCCTTTTGCTTTCCGG is a genomic window of Niveibacterium sp. SC-1 containing:
- a CDS encoding S41 family peptidase, which encodes MSLASTDFSTPPAAYLRFPTVHGQRLVFVTDDDLWAAPLGGGVARRLTGGRGLVGHPRLSPCGRWLAFVATDETHSELYVMPAEGGSARRLTWLGAYTQVAGWTPDGEVLVSSNASQPFHHLRQLLRVSLDAPLPQALPWGAATEIAYGPNGACVLGRDTRDPALWKRYRGGAVGQLWIDAAGAGEFVRLDPAEGRGNFACPMWIGARVWFISDHEGVGNLYSCMPAGEDLRRHTEHGEHYVRQASTDGQTVVYQAGGDLYRLDPLTNQSTRIEIDVPAARPQLARKFVSAAGEMESFSLHPDGHSLAVSLRGKAASFALWEGAMRQLGREHGARYRLPLWLADGSVAMVSDASGEERMELHTEDEVIAIDADVGRVTGLVAAPQGRIAALTNHRNELWLIDFETRGARLLDRCDFRRIEEPAFSPDGAWLAYDFGISRAARAIKLLEIASGRSGFASGEDFDDFSPSWDPQGKYLCFLSSRAFEPVYDEVVFDLGFLRATRPYLVALQEDGVDPFEPLPKGFAEDDEDEDEEDEKDGDEDKSEAESGKEEEDKGGSKDEAKDKPPKPVVVTLEGLAGRVRPFPVPAARYGRIEAAEGRVYWTLHPIAAEPEDDEDEGGEPDALLQSWDFETRQSETVMDDVGAFAIAPKGKAMAVETGDGLRAFKLGEKPKDDADAGDYSRETGWVDLDRVQVEIDPRSEWRQMLREVWRLQRDQFWTADMSGVDWGHIWARYAPLVERIATREELSDLIWEMQGELATSHCYEYGGDRKRSAPLPLGHLGADFAWDENANAYRVERLVRGDAWRPGHDSPLAAVGVNVKPGERLLAIDGLACDREHPPQARMVSRAGRKVELLLADEAGARRRVVASALQSEEPARYREWVEARRAEVRARSNGRLGYLHIPDMVTWGFAEFHRYLRTESLREGLVVDARFNRGGHVSQLLLEKLARRVLGYDVSRWGAPEPYPAQAIGGSLVCVTNQHAGSDGDIFSHCFKLMGLGPLVGTRTWGGVIGIWPRHRLADGSITTQPEFSFWFKDVAWGVENRGTDPDVEVDIAPQDYAAGRDPQLERAIALALAGLDAQPPAGPDFASRPRLDLPVWPPRGN